A part of Cannabis sativa cultivar Pink pepper isolate KNU-18-1 chromosome 6, ASM2916894v1, whole genome shotgun sequence genomic DNA contains:
- the LOC115695276 gene encoding uncharacterized protein LOC115695276, whose product MNALLWNVQGMGNPWTVRTLKSLVQHWCPELVFISESRLNKMRAENLRVALGFVGCFVVEAKGKSGGLVLMWSDKITCNILSFSSFHIDSFIRKEEDQGWRFTCFYGDPDPSKRGDSWTVLNRVGRMYTGPWLIGGDFNEILRQKEKKGGQQKPRYLINNFRKALDDCYLREVEFEGNLFTWCNGRQDNLIFERLDRACGNSDWFDMFPAAKVFHLERINSDHCPLLLTCAQQQLDSVKGVRWHSRFHFEHAWAEEETCVELVTKSWGLAL is encoded by the coding sequence ATGAATGCCTTATTGTGGAACGTTCAAGGGATGGGGAACCCTTGGACGGTCCGTACCTTGAAGTCCCTAGTGCAGCATTGGTGTCCGGAGTTGGTTTTCATATCGGAATCTAGACTCAATAAGATGCGAGCAGAAAATTTGCGTGTTGCTTTGGGTTTTGTTGGTTGCTTTGTGGTGGAGGCTAAAGGTAAAAGTGGCGGGCTTGTGCTAATGTGGTCCGATAAGATAACTTGCAATATTCTTTCATTCTCCTCTTTCCATATTGATTCTTTCATTCGGAAAGAGGAGGACCAAGGGTGGCGGTTCACATGCTTCTATGGAGACCCAGATCCAAGTAAACGAGGCGATTCTTGGACAGTTCTCAATAGAGTCGGCAGAATGTATACGGGACCGTGGCTGATTGGGGGAGATTTTAATGAGATTTTAAGGCAAAAAGAGAAAAAGGGAGGACAACAAAAACCGAGATATCTCATAAACAATTTCAGAAAAGCTCTAGATGATTGTTATCTTCGGGAAGTGGAGTTTGAAGGGAATTTGTTTACTTGGTGTAATGGGAGACAAGATAACCTTATCTTTGAGAGATTAGATAGAGCTTGTGGAAATTCTGACTGGTTTGACATGTTTCCTGCTGCAAAAGTTTTTCATCTTGAACGAATCAACTCCGATCATTGCCCGCTATTACTTACTTGTGCTCAACAACAACTGGATAGTGTTAAGGGGGTTCGATGGCACTCTCGATTTCATTTTGAACATGCATGGGCTGAGGAAGAAACTTGTGTGGAGTTGGTCACGAAATCATGGGGGCTGGCACTGTAA